A window from Caulobacter sp. X encodes these proteins:
- a CDS encoding WD40 repeat domain-containing protein, whose amino-acid sequence MFDTPLALALAPADSFTRHRGPVTSVAAVPGRAAAVAAAYDGAVSLFDLDAGAVDLLGYHGHLVNHVTVSADGGLAASSSSDYDIRIWDLRERRLARVLRGHSDDVECFAFVDAETGVSASRDRRILVWDLTTGAIRRVIEGHEKDVLSVAVHDGLIHSSGDDMTLRQWDLATGELLRTWGPFETETDTCAIDGRNHRVVLGCDDGVIRIFDSQSGAFVAEIAAHGSGIKKVAVSPVTGDILSCAYDQKILVWDALSFARKVALEGHAAKWERSFGWSPDGKTIVAGTFDGTVVRWDAASGGLIAEIGGGPGERGNACFNDSAGAADGSVALVADDGLVRMIRFTDDDARLIASVEPPGGRVLMNAVARDEDRGRVFGGAHDHGLHIFAGQDLEAVGRLALGQGPINSIRVAACPGHEGAAFVACYSGAIVRVSPDGRDARAHPLHDGAVKALRLHPHATLGVSCSADGGLLSWTLDGEIIHRFPGHTAIVDDVDIAPAGDRIASASRDFTLNIYDLADARLVQSIELGRRSPKSVCFWDADTVIVGDYWGALVKVDLATGGVSRRTIAANGLSSLTRCGQALVATSYDGGVYRVSVRDLEVTGVYRAMTQRLVPAAAVK is encoded by the coding sequence ATGTTCGATACGCCTCTCGCCCTCGCCTTGGCCCCCGCCGACAGCTTTACGCGCCATCGCGGTCCGGTCACCTCGGTCGCCGCTGTCCCCGGGCGCGCGGCGGCCGTCGCGGCCGCCTATGACGGCGCCGTCTCGCTGTTCGATCTCGACGCCGGCGCGGTCGATCTGCTCGGCTACCACGGGCACCTGGTCAATCACGTCACCGTCAGCGCCGACGGCGGCCTCGCCGCGTCATCGTCGTCGGACTACGACATCCGCATCTGGGATCTGCGCGAACGCCGCCTGGCGCGGGTGCTGCGCGGGCACAGCGACGACGTCGAGTGCTTCGCCTTCGTCGACGCGGAGACCGGCGTCTCCGCGTCGCGCGACCGGCGGATCCTCGTCTGGGATCTGACGACCGGCGCGATCCGACGCGTGATCGAGGGCCACGAGAAGGATGTGCTGTCGGTCGCGGTCCATGACGGGCTGATCCATTCGTCGGGCGACGACATGACGCTCCGCCAATGGGACCTCGCCACCGGCGAGCTGCTTCGCACCTGGGGCCCGTTCGAGACCGAGACCGACACCTGCGCGATCGACGGGCGCAACCATCGCGTCGTGCTGGGCTGCGACGACGGCGTGATCCGCATCTTCGACAGCCAGAGCGGCGCCTTCGTCGCCGAGATCGCGGCGCACGGGTCCGGGATCAAGAAGGTGGCGGTCTCGCCCGTCACCGGCGACATCCTGTCCTGCGCCTATGACCAGAAGATCCTGGTCTGGGACGCGCTGAGCTTCGCTCGCAAGGTGGCGCTCGAGGGGCACGCCGCCAAGTGGGAGCGCTCGTTCGGCTGGTCGCCCGACGGCAAGACGATCGTCGCCGGAACGTTCGATGGAACGGTGGTGCGGTGGGACGCGGCGTCGGGCGGGCTGATCGCCGAAATCGGCGGCGGGCCCGGCGAGCGCGGCAACGCCTGCTTCAACGACAGCGCGGGCGCGGCGGACGGCAGCGTCGCCCTGGTCGCCGATGACGGGCTGGTGCGGATGATCCGCTTCACCGACGATGACGCGCGGCTGATCGCCTCCGTCGAGCCGCCAGGCGGCCGCGTGCTGATGAACGCGGTCGCCCGCGACGAAGACCGCGGCCGCGTCTTCGGAGGCGCCCATGACCACGGGCTCCACATCTTCGCGGGCCAGGACCTGGAGGCTGTCGGGCGGTTGGCGCTGGGCCAGGGTCCGATCAATTCGATCCGAGTCGCGGCCTGCCCCGGCCACGAAGGCGCCGCGTTTGTCGCCTGCTACAGCGGCGCGATCGTCCGCGTCTCGCCGGACGGACGGGACGCCCGCGCGCACCCCCTGCACGATGGCGCGGTCAAGGCGTTGCGCCTTCACCCGCACGCGACCCTGGGCGTGAGCTGCAGCGCCGACGGCGGCCTGCTGTCCTGGACGCTTGACGGCGAGATCATCCACCGTTTCCCGGGCCACACCGCGATCGTCGACGACGTCGACATCGCTCCCGCGGGCGACCGCATCGCCAGCGCCTCGCGCGATTTCACCCTCAACATCTACGACCTCGCCGACGCGCGGCTGGTCCAGTCGATCGAGCTGGGGCGGCGCTCGCCCAAGTCGGTGTGCTTCTGGGACGCCGACACGGTGATCGTCGGCGACTACTGGGGCGCGCTGGTGAAGGTCGATCTGGCCACCGGCGGCGTCTCGCGCCGGACGATCGCCGCCAACGGGCTGAGCTCGCTGACCCGCTGCGGGCAAGCGCTTGTCGCGACCTCGTACGACGGCGGCGTCTATCGCGTGTCCGTGCGCGATCTCGAAGTCACGGGGGTCTATCGGGCCATGACCCAGAGACTGGTCCCGGCGGCCGCCGTGAAATGA